Proteins encoded in a region of the Hypomesus transpacificus isolate Combined female chromosome 17, fHypTra1, whole genome shotgun sequence genome:
- the sh2b1 gene encoding SH2B adapter protein 1: protein MNGSLLTPPSPRPANSSPLPPYPSPPSPSLLPLSLRPPQLPLLVTSPTQPHPSSLSDTPTPSPSPCLSWTEFCELHARVAAGDFARHFRAFLLENPHYSPDSAAAFCRRFTDRFIRHFQSELEGMVPPSTATDREDTGSWAPQSDATSLEEDAASPPPVSEGVILPTAPINPVQAPPKHTPTRLVLEYREGDRFQDSYAHTQILPPSSSSSCSSSVGGHNGRLNDRGATVRSFPAVVPGNGEARAEEEGDSWVGVVAVGEEAEIVDGELEPTEACLDNTDHPLQTATSTTMAPPQGSGSRSTCAPSSGGGNPSKTKLKKRFSLRSVGRSVRGSVRGILHWRSSSSDSPQSQSPLPSSYSYTMGVQDAAKRNSGTQPPMPTSSMPVSLSLPLSLPHSSSSSLPPSSSSSATSLSLSEAARDRRRSNGEGGGDKEKWSLRLDKLRLSRSPPPVLSSAPASAVVSPTSSLPPSSAVASAGHPRKAGRLVREGGVTVCSSMDEFAGSHTFSGFSFGLLHHSTDSNNAVSTVGPPQQTLATGGTMSWRGGRWHKCRLVLRERDKDGGERGEEYYLEFFIPPKSSKPRLTVQCCSMVDVRSTTALEVPDKENTFLLQLEGPAQYVIETRDAVQMRAWLSDIRNGICLSEQDEGVWGGQMDISATPEFGDRLSQVCYGGVGGSSPLKDPLPPELPPRAPLDESESRGGGASLGTPFAETPDATGSFLFSDEAVAEAVEHPLSECQWFHGTLSRLKAAQLVLAGGTASHGVFLVRQSETRRGEYVLTFNFQGKAKHLRLSLNEDGQCRVQHLWFQSIFDMLEHFRVHPIPLESGGASDVTLISFVGATAVRQPGRDRAGSRPTVCDVITTRHPDSPSTPISDCVLDQQTP, encoded by the exons ATGAACGGCTCTCTTTTGACCCCACCTAGCCCACGGCCAGCAAACTCATCTCCCTTGCCcccctacccctctcctccatctccctccttgctgcctctctctctacggCCACCGCAACTACCTCTTCTTGTCACCTCCCCAAcccagcctcatccctcctccctgtcggacacacccacaccatcCCCCTCACCCTGTTTAAGCTGGACAGAGTTCTGTGAACTGCACGCCCGTGTTGCAGCCGGGGACTTTGCCCGCCACTTCCGGGCTTTTCTGTTGGAGAACCCACACTACTCCCCAGATTCTGCTGCAGCCTTCTGCCGCCGATTCACTGACCGCTTCATCCGCCACTTCCAGAGTGAGCTTGAGGGAATGGTGCCTCCAAGTACTGCCACTGACAGAGAAGATACAGGGAGCTGGGCCCCCCAGTCTGATGCCACTTCATTGGAAGAGGATGCTGCCTCGCCACCACCGGTGTCTGAGGGAGTAATTCTCCCCACTGCTCCCATCAACCCAGTGCAAGCCCCGCCCAAGCACACGCCCACCCGTCTGGTGTTGGAGTACCGAGAAGGGGACAGGTTTCAAGACTCTTACGCTCACACACAgatcctccccccttcctcctcctcctcctgctcctcctcagtgGGAGGGCATAATGGAAGGCTGAATGACAGGGGCGCCACAGTCAGGTCCTTCCCTGCCGTAGTCCCAGGCAACGGAGAGGcaagggctgaggaggagggagacagctgGGTGGGGGTAGTGGCTGTTGGGGAAGAGGCAGAGATAGTGGATGGTGAGTTGGAGCCAACAGAGGCTTGCTTGGACAATACAGACCATCCTCTCCAAACTGCCACATCCACCACCATGGCTCCTCCTCAAGGCTCGGGTTCCAGGAGCACCTGCGCACCCTCGTCAGGGGGAGGCAACCCCTCCAAAACCAAACTCAAGAAGCGCTTCTCATTACGGAGTGTGGGGCGCAGTGTGCGAGGCAGTGTTAGGGGTATCCTGCACTGGCGTAGCTCATCTAGTGACTCACCTCAAAGTCAGTCTCCACTGCCATCAAGCTACAGCTACACTATGGGCGTGCAGGATGCTGCCAAGAGGAACTCTGGTACTCAGCCCCCAATGCCAACCTCATCCATGCCTGTGTCTCTGTCGttaccactctccctcccccactcctcatcctcctcccttcctccctcatcctccagcAGCGccacctccctttctctgtccgaAGCAGCACGTGACCGGCGCAGGAGCAAtggtgagggaggtggggatAAAGAGAAGTGGAGCCTCCGGCTGGACAAGCTGCGACTGTCGCGCTCGCCGCCCCCAGTCCTATCGTCCGCCCCAGCATCTGCTGTGGTTTCACCCacgtcctccctgcctcccagtaGTGCTGTCGCCTCTGCCGGACATCCAAGGAAAGCTGGCCGCCTGGTACGGGAAGGCGGTGTGACTGTCTGCTCATCTATGGATGAGTTCGCTGGGAGCCACACCTTCTCAGGGTTCTCCTTCGGCTTGCTCCACCACAGCACGGACAGTAACAACGCTGTCTCCACCGTTGGGCCTCCACAGCAGACGCTTGCCACCGGGGGCACTATGAGCTGGAGGGGCGGCCGCTGGCACAAGTGTCGGCTGGtcctcagagaaagagacaaagatggTGGGGAGCGGGGAGAGGAGTACTACCTGGAGTTCTTCATTCCACCAAAA TCCTCCAAGCCCAGGCTGACAGTCCAATGCTGCTCCATGGTAGACGTGAGAAGCACCACTGCTCTGGAGGTGCCTGACAAGGAGAACACCTTTCTCCTACAG TTGGAAGGGCCGGCGCAGTACGTGATTGAGACGCGAGATGCTGTTCAGATGAGGGCATGGCTGAGTGACATCAGGAACGGCATCTGCCTGAG TGAACAGGATGAAGGTGTATGGGGGGGGCAGATGGACATCAGTGCAACGCCTGAGTTTGGGGACCGCCTCTCCCAAG TGTGTTACGGAGGTGTCGGTGGCTCCTCCCCCTTGAAGGACCCTCTCCCACCAGAGTTACCGCCCCGAGCCCCTCTCGATGAATCAGAGAGCCGCGGTGGCGGGGCAAGTCTAGGTACACCTTTTGCAGAGACACCAGATGCCACAG gctccTTCCTGTTCTCCGACGAGGCTGTGGCCGAGGCCGTGGAGCACCCTCTGAGTGAGTGCCAGTGGTTCCACGGTACACTGTCTCGCCTCAAGGCAGCGCAGCTGGTGCTGGCAGGGGGCACGGCTAGCCACGGTGTGTTCCTGGTGCGACAGAGCGAGACACGGCGCGGTGAATACGTGCTCACCTTCAACTTCCAGGGCAAAGCCAAG CACCTGCGACTGTCCCTGAATGAGGACGGCCAGTGTCGTGTGCAGCACCTGTGGTTCCAGTCCATTTTTGACATGCTGGAGCACTTCCGCGTACACCCCATCCCCCTGGAGTCTGGGGGTGCCTCCGACGTCACACTCATCAGCTTTGTGGGTGCCACCGCTGTCAGGCAACCAG